The nucleotide sequence TCCACCTCTGCAATCTTGGCCTGTGCTTCCGGGTTGTTGCATGTTCTGACCAACTCGGCCCGCGCTGCCCGGCCGTCTGAATATGCTTTACGTGCGGCATCCCGCTCAGCTTCAATTGCTCTGATCTCGACATTCTGTCGCTCAAACTCCGCGTCACGCTGCTTGATTCGATCGGCAATCGTCTTCGTCAGATTGTGCATCGTAGATTCACTCTCGGCGACACGGTCCATCTGTGCTCGCAGATCCCGCCGTCGGTCGATCGCCCGCTTCTGCTCGTCCAGGTATTCGACCGTGAGGCCGCTTTCGGTCAGATCCTCGAAACTCACCTCAACGTCGTTGGCATAGTCCCTCACGATGCGTTGCCGTAGCAGGACCTGCTGCTGCCTCCGCTCTGCCTCCAAGGCCAAGAGTTTTTCCCGCTGTTTTGCCGTCGCTGTCGTTCCGTCAGTCATGTGCTCACCTTTCCTCAAGTGAAGCGGCTAAAATGCGAACGTCCGAAGTTGGTACGGTCGCTGGTTTGCTGAGAGTTACAGGGTCGTGCCCCGTGTCGCTGGCCCAAATATCGAGCAGTCGCTTTGGCGGTTCCGACTTGGAAATCGCGCTCAGTGGCAAGTGCTTCATCGTTTGAATTTCGTCGCTGACTGCTTCGAGATACGCCCACGGGTCGCCATAGCCGAAATACGACCATGCCATCAATTGAACTAACGGCAGCCGAAGTTTCGTTGCCTCGATCAGTCGGCCAGAAACATGCAACGCCAGCCGAATGAATTGCCAGTCGTGATGAACCCATTTGGGATGATCTGCATATTCTGGAAGTTCATCTGGATCGACTTCGGTATCCTCCTTGAACACCTGAAATTTCGTCTCTTGTCGAATGTGGTTGAAACTCGTGCACCAGTGCGGGAAGCACCCAACGCAGTGCGCCAGCTCGTGCCCCGCGACTTGCAGTAGACGTGAGTACCAGTCGCTATACTTCTCGTCCGCTGCTGGGGGATCGTCTCGCAAACAGAACGCAGGTCCGATGCCTCGCCACTGTGCCCCGATCTGTGGACGCAAGGTGTCGGCCAGGTCCTGAGAAGTGATCCCGCAGAGGCTATCGTGCCATCGTAGGCCGATCTCAGTCTCCCCAAGGATGTACAACCTACGGCACTTCGACTGCCGCAGTTCGTGCCTGATCATCGGCTTCAGGGTGTCTATCAGCTTCTGCCGTTCCCGTGCCCACGAGAAACGCCACGGTCGGACGATCTTTGGCGCAGGTCGCTCATACGCCTTGATCCATCGCCGTTCCCCCGTGCTTTCGTCGAGCCACAAGATTTTTCGGTAGGGGTTGTTTCTGTTCAAAGTAGCCTCTCTCGGTTCCGCTTGGGATGGGGGTGAAATTTTGGGTGGCGCGCGGGACCGTGTGCAGTAACAAGGTTTGTCGACCTGACAGGAACCTATCCTTCATGGCCCCGCCTCCTCATGCCGCAGGATCACCTGACCGCCTCGCCTGAGCTCGATCGACTGCTTCGACGTTGCCCGGTCTGGTCCGATGTTGACTTCGTTGCGGTTCTCGATCAGTAGCCGTGGTGGCGTTGGTTCGATCGACGGGGGACAGTCGCAGCAACCAGGCACCCAGCACCACGCCAGCAGTACCAGCAGCAAGGCCCATGACCACGGTCGGTTACTCATCGGGTTGCGTCCTGCTGATAAACCTTGCGGAGTGCCGCACGCTGTGCAGGTCGCAAGGCGTCTGGCTTCCAATTGTGTGCGATGAGCCAGGCATGAAAGTCCATTCGCATCCCTGATAACTGGTCAGCCTTCACTACTGCTGTTGGGACTTCGGGAACGGCGTAAAGTTTTCTCGTTGTGGTCATCTCAGATATCTCTCTCGTGGTTAATGGATTCCCCCTCGTCGCCGGATTCTTCTTCTTCAGTCCCGAATGCGTCGTCGAGCATGTCGGCCAGGTTCATCAAGAATGTGCGGCTTTCCGATCGGAGCACGCTGTTACCGCTCCAGCAGCGAACGTCGCCGGGAGGGATTAGCCCCTCCGCAGTGATGTTGTGAGCAGCTCGATACCGCTCGATTTCTGGCGTGCATCCGGTCGCCACGATCACCAACTTCGCCGCGAAGTCATCAAACTCCGCTGGCTCTGTCGGCTGGTTCAGGTATGCGAGCAGGTCCCGCATCACCGCGCCGCTTCGTGTGTCTCGCGTCAAATGATTCTCCTTGTTCAAACTCATTTTTGTTGCGAAAACTCGCAGGTCGCTACGTCCCGGTTTCCCGCAGTCGCTTCTGGTACGAACCCCACCCTCCCGTGTTACTGCCATCGTCGAGCCCCTTTGAATCTTCGCGAGGATCGCTTGTGCCGCGTTCCGTTTGCTTGTGCGATGTCGATCAGGCTGTTTGACTTCCCGTTCGCCTCAACGCGATGTAGCCAGCGACAGACAGAACAGTTCCAGTGGGTGACAGACTCGCCGATCACGTTCACGGCTCCGCATCCTCGGCACGTCGCTTGATTCTGTGACTCGCTCAAAATGTGGTCTCCCCGAATGGGTCTGCCACCGGGAATGAATGTCCTGAAGTTTCATGGGACGATTCATCACCCTGCCACACACACACACTGGGAACCCCCCTTAAGGGGTTGTTCCCGGTGTGTGTGCTGCCAGTGGGAACGAGTGGGATATTCCCGGTGGTTCCCACTGATTCCCGGTGTTGTGTTGAGAGTCGGTAGCCGTCGTATTCCTGCTTGTTGGCCTTCCGAATTTTGACGACCTCGATCGCTCCAAGTTCCTTCAATCTGTCGGTCGCTGCCCGTGCTCTCGTTCCGGTCAGGACTGCGGCGCGGGTAAAAAACGTCTCAGTATTCCCGTCAGGATGTTTTCGATACTGCTCCAGGAGCTTCTGCATATCCTTCTCGACTTGCCGCTCAGCCTTGATGCGTGTCTGTTCTTCCTTCGCCGATTCCCGGTTCTCGATCGTTTCTGCGATCGCTGCGGAGATCGGTTGCACGCTCACGTCCCATCGACGGCCACCACGGTCGTTCCGCGAGCCCTCGTCAATGTCGAGTGCCCACCCGCCTGAGTGACCAGCCGAGCCCCCGACGGTCAGCCACAGCTTGTGAGTGCCGGACTGTTCGGGGTCGTATCGCTCTCGACGGTTCAGCAGGATCCACTGGCGAGCCCACTCCTGAAATCCCGCCCACGAGATGTTTTCCAGTTCTGGGATCGCGAACGGGTCATTTGTCGACTTTTTGCAATGGTGGATGAGGATGATCGTGCATCCTGTTTCCGCCATCACCTCGGTCAGATCCATGAGCTTGGGACCGACCTTGAACAGGTTCCCAGCCTCGTCGCCGATGTCCAGGCACAAGTAAGCGGGATCGACGATCAGAACGTCGAGTGCGTTGTCCCGGATGAACTTGATCAGATCCAGTTTCGTCTCTGGCCGACCAAGTCGCGGAAGGTCACTCGACCAGATGTTATTTTCGTAGTCTGACAGATTGTGCCACGGCTTCGATCTCGCAATTCGTCGTGCGGTCTCTTGGATCGTTGCCTCACCACTCTCACCGCTCATAAACGCAACTCGCATCGGACGCGGGACAGTGAAGCGATTCACGAATTTCGAACCACTCCCGACTGATAGCGACAAATCAACGGCAATGGTGGTCTTGAGGCATTTCTTGACCGCAGCGAGGATGCAGGGTTGCCCTTTGACTAGAATGTCATCGATGAGGAATTCGGTGCGAATATCCGCCGCGTCGAGTTCACCAGAAGTCAGCACCCGGAACTTAGGCTTCGCGTTGAATGCGACAGTCTCAGAGACAGTCGAGATCCTGCTGGCCGCTTCCGCCAGAACCTCATCGAGACTTGACGAGGGATCTTCCAGCCGCCGCATCGTGTCGCGGATCGCGTATGTAGCCGCTCGCCGTACCGCCTTCTCCCGGACGATGAACGCATAGTGTCCGATGTTCGCGGAGTGCGCCACCTTTTCGAGCATCGGCAGCAGGAACAGCCCCGCTTCCTGCTCCGTCCGCAGCACTCGACGGGAGGCCAGCTCAGCACACACTGTCACGAGATCAGGAATGCACCCATCCCGCCGCTGTGTCGCAATGACGTCATAGACGTGTCGGTGGAGTTCGCTGTAAAGGTCACCCCTCGACAGCAGAGCGAGGCCAGCATCAGCCCCTGCCGCATCCAGCAGCATGCAGCCTAAGCACGACATTTCAGCATCGAGTGATTGATGCGGGGTCTTGATGTCGTGATTGACTGGACGACCATCATTCCTGATCGTGTCGAAAACAGCCGGGTCGAAGTCGCCAGAATCGCTCAACCGGCCACCTCCAATTCTAGGAGTGCAGCCAGCCGCCGTGACGCTGACACGAGTGCCAGATGATCGTCGATCGATCGCTCAGCCAACGTCGATTGCAGGGCAGTATCAACCGCCTCGATGTGCTGAGCAACGAGTTGAGATGTTGCATGCAGGTGACGGAGCAGCGCGAAGCCCTCCGCCCGAATTTCGCAGACTCGTTGAAGAGAAAGGCCGGTTTCGCTGTTGCCGTGAGAGCATTCCATGCTCATAATTAGTTGATCCTCGTGATTGTCGTGTTGCGGGGTCTATCGAGATTCGAGCCCGCCGGTCTTGTCCACCGGCGAGGCCCCTCGATCTCTCAGAGTTCAGTCGGTCTCGTCGTCGAGCATGCAATCACAGACCTTGCCAGTCGGACGAATCTCGGCTTCGACGGTGGTACTGAGACTGAGCCATGCCGCAGTGAGCTTCTTCCAGTTGGCATCAGTGGGGAAGCAGTTGTGCACCGCAGCCGCAGTTGCGAGCGTCTCAATCCCGCCTGCTAACTTCGCCGCAAGATCACTCGAATCCCGTCGCATGTTGCTTGCGACTTCGATAATCGAATGCACGTCAGCCGTGGATGCACGGTAGTTTTTGGGGTCGTTGTCGGGTCCTACGAATGGCATGGGGTCTCTTTCTGAAACTGGGGGACTAAGGGAAAATTCTGACGTCAAGTCACGGGTTGAGGCGGGGCCTCAACCGAGCATCTCTTGCAATTCCAACTTCGCAGCCACTGAGCGACGCTGGCGCGTGCTTGGTGACGGTTCAGCATTCGGAACCGGCGGGGAGTTGATCGCCTCCAGCCACCGCTGCACAGCCTCCTCGCTGGTCCATCGCCGTCGGCAGACCTTGATGGTCTCCAACCGATGGAGTTGTCCGTCCTGACCGCGAGCACCTCTCATGATGATTCGTGATCCAGTCGCGGGACCAGGATTACCGGGGATGAGCTTCAGGGCAGTCGGGATCGTAATGAGCGTTTCATTCAGTAATTGGTTTGACATAGACTACTAGGACTCCGTGCGAGTGCTGGTGATAGTGACTGCGAGCAAGGGAATATAAACGCGAAAAGCCGCCAATCAATGGCGGCTTTCTTTACTTCAGGTCAATCCGGTACGGACCACACTAAGTAGTGGTCAATCCGGTGCAGACTGACTCAATTTTCTGCTTGGAGATTCTGGCAAGCCGAAAGTCTCTTGCCCTCCAACGCTAGGTCTATATCTGCGCAGTACCCCTTCAATGCAGTCAGGCCACCCCAAACGTACTTCGGCTTCTCCTGTGTGTGCTTGTAATTGGGGTTGTGGACCTCCTTCGACATAGCAGTGAGAATTGCGGTTTTGTCACGATTCTTGTGCTGCGACCAGCGGCGCATAAGTTCCTTCCGAGCTGCATCTCGCTTTGCCTTCTTCCGAGCCTCTTGGCTAAGTCGCCCCCGAGTGCCACCATCCGCAACGCGACGACCTCGTTCTATTTGCTTAATGGTCAAGTCGGAGTCTGGTCGCGGGAACGTGCTGGTAATCTCTGCTCCTTCTGCAAGTGTCCCGAATCTAACAGACAATAATTTAATCCGTGGCTCACCTTTTTGGGTTTCATTATGCAGAAACTCATCTATCTGGCAGTCACGTACTTGTGCAGCAAACTCATCAAAATCACGTCGCTTTATCGGAAATGTAATAGGTTTGACCGACTTACTTCTTACCAAATCCGATAGTCGCTTACCTTTCTCTGTAATCCGCAAAATGTATGTTCCTTCCGTGGATGTTATGGAAACGTTCTTACCGAACGAAGGAGGCGTACACCATCTCTCACCGGCCCTCAAACGAGCATCCCTCAGAACTTCAGAGTCTATGAGGGTGTCAAATCCAAGGTACCGAAATTCCAGCCACTCGCCAGTGTTGTCATCTGACACGAAGACAATAAATAGACTTTCAGCCAGTCGAGAATTGAGCAACAAATTTAGTGAGGGTATGCGTTTTTCATATCTCACAAACCCAGATCCACGGAGGGACAGAAGGCCACTGACAGTCATGGCGCGACTATGGTCTCGGAGGGTCTCAAGACCTCTATCCGGAGGCGGAGGTGGTTCATGCCCCTTCGCCCAAATGGTCGTCTGATTTAGTGGACGGTATGTTCCGGTTACTGACAATAAGTCATCCAGATCGTAAGACGAATCAAAGTGCTCAGTATGCATTGCTCGGCTCCTCATCCGGGCTCTTCCCAAGAAAAAGATACGCGGGAAGGCGGTTGGGAAAACCGCTTTTCGGGAGCTAACCTATCCCGCGTTGAACGTATCGTATCGTGCTCAGCCGTGTTTTCGAGCGAGTTCGATTACCCGCTCGTCAGTGAAGTGAGCGTAGATCTGAGTTGTCTTCGAGTCGCTGTGTCCCATCAGGACCTGTGCGGAGTCGAGATCCTCTTTCGCTCGGATCTCAGTGGCCGCGTTGTGGCGAAGCCAGTGAGCAGTGAACTTCGGCAGTCCCAGCTTGTTGCACCAGTAGACGATCGTTTTTGTGAACGTGTCCCGTCGAATCGGGAAGAGTCTCGTCTTGCCGTCGGATCGCAGGTACCGCCGCAGGATCAGTTTTGCCTTGGGACCGAAAGCCAGAACGCGAGTCTTGCCGTGATGAATCATCTTGTGGTCGGCCAGGGTCGCGGTCCAGACGTCGCCCGAAGTGTCGATCATCCCAGTGGTCAGGGAAACGAGTTCACCCGGACGCGCACCCGTGAGCAGGCAGAGATCGATCATGTCTCGAGTACGCTGATTCACCTTGGCGCGAATCGCGTCGATGTGGTCGCGGGGGACGGCAGTTCGGGGAGGAAGTTCGACCGCTTGGCATCGGCCTTTGAGCAGTGGCTCCATCGCATCAAGATTCGTGACGACAGCCGCACCAGCCAACGTCGAACCGAGCAGATCGTGCGAATAGGCAAACCGAAACACCTGACGGATTCGACCGCAGCTTTTGTTGATGTATTTGCGGGACCACCCGAGATCGATCATCTTGTCTCGGACCGCCCGCAACTTCGAGGCAGTGAAACCATCAGGACCAGATGCCTGAGTCTCACCATAGAGTGCCACGAGTGGACGAACCGCAGAGCAGAAGCAGTCGTATTCAGATGTGGTACGACCGTCCTTCACGTAATGCTTTTGAGCGTGGCGAAGAAACGCCAGAACGATCTCATTGACCGTGAACCCCGCAGCCGACTGGGGAGCCACCTGTGGTACGCCAGCAGCATGCTGGGAAATCAGGTCGCCATAGGCCCGGTAACTTTCGACGGACCCGAAGGGACCAAGGTAGTGATCCTTCCCGTTGATCCGGACGCGAGCTTGACCGCTCGGCTTGTGAATCAGGTACGAGGGAACCTTTTTCTTCGACGGAGATCGCTTCTGCTGTGACACGACAGGCAGCTCCTTGAATGGTGTGGTAAATCTACCACACTACCGAAGGCGTTTTTGCTGCACTGCCGACCACCGACAGGTAACGTAACTCGTTTCAGCTTCGAGCGTTCCAACTTCTCAAAACCTGAGAAAGTTGAGATGCCCCCACTAGGGCTCGAACCTAGAACCTAATGATTAAGAGTCATTTGCTCTACCAATTGAGCTATAGGGGCTTGGTGCGGCGGATTCTAATGAGAGAGGGGACCGGGATCAAGCGGCAAGGCACCTCAAAAAATGAAGATTTCGGTCGGATTCAGAATCGGCCTGGTCGACTCACGATCAGCCATCGTTTACTGTTCATTTTCCCGGTAACCATTACTGGCGTTCAGCCGGTGATTGGCCTTTGAGCCCTCTTTTTCAGTTTTTTTATGCCACTCATCGAAGTCTCGTCCACTCCCGTCGTCCTGCGACTGAATCGCGATCTGGTGCGATTGATCAAGCGTGGGGACCCATGGGTTTACGCGGATGCGTTGCGGGATCTCCCTCACGCTCCGGCGGGGACTCCTGCGGTTTTATTGGATAACCGTAAGGGGCAGGCGGTCGCTCGAGGTTTTTACGATCCTCGATGTCCTGTTGCATTGCGGATTTGTGAGACGGATCCGGAAATGAAGCTGGATGACCGGTGGGCCGAGCGACGTCTGCGCGGAGCCCTGGATCTGCGTCGTGGTTTTTCCTTTGACGGCCCGACCAATGGATTCCGACTTCTCAATGGGGAGGGGGATTGCGTGCCGGGTGTGGTCGCCGACGTCTACGGTGACACGGCGGTTGTGAAACTGGACGGTGAGGGGCCGGCTGGTTTCTGGAAAATTGATGAACTGGCGGAGTGGCTCGCGCGGGAACAGAACCTGCCACGAATCTATGAGCGTCAGAAGGAACGGGGGGCGGCCGGCCGACCTCTGGTGGGAACGACACCCGCTGAACCCGTTTCCTTTCGCGAACATG is from Schlesneria sp. DSM 10557 and encodes:
- a CDS encoding AAA family ATPase, translating into MSCLGCMLLDAAGADAGLALLSRGDLYSELHRHVYDVIATQRRDGCIPDLVTVCAELASRRVLRTEQEAGLFLLPMLEKVAHSANIGHYAFIVREKAVRRAATYAIRDTMRRLEDPSSSLDEVLAEAASRISTVSETVAFNAKPKFRVLTSGELDAADIRTEFLIDDILVKGQPCILAAVKKCLKTTIAVDLSLSVGSGSKFVNRFTVPRPMRVAFMSGESGEATIQETARRIARSKPWHNLSDYENNIWSSDLPRLGRPETKLDLIKFIRDNALDVLIVDPAYLCLDIGDEAGNLFKVGPKLMDLTEVMAETGCTIILIHHCKKSTNDPFAIPELENISWAGFQEWARQWILLNRRERYDPEQSGTHKLWLTVGGSAGHSGGWALDIDEGSRNDRGGRRWDVSVQPISAAIAETIENRESAKEEQTRIKAERQVEKDMQKLLEQYRKHPDGNTETFFTRAAVLTGTRARAATDRLKELGAIEVVKIRKANKQEYDGYRLSTQHRESVGTTGNIPLVPTGSTHTGNNPLRGVPSVCVWQGDESSHETSGHSFPVADPFGETTF
- a CDS encoding tyrosine-type recombinase/integrase; the encoded protein is MSQQKRSPSKKKVPSYLIHKPSGQARVRINGKDHYLGPFGSVESYRAYGDLISQHAAGVPQVAPQSAAGFTVNEIVLAFLRHAQKHYVKDGRTTSEYDCFCSAVRPLVALYGETQASGPDGFTASKLRAVRDKMIDLGWSRKYINKSCGRIRQVFRFAYSHDLLGSTLAGAAVVTNLDAMEPLLKGRCQAVELPPRTAVPRDHIDAIRAKVNQRTRDMIDLCLLTGARPGELVSLTTGMIDTSGDVWTATLADHKMIHHGKTRVLAFGPKAKLILRRYLRSDGKTRLFPIRRDTFTKTIVYWCNKLGLPKFTAHWLRHNAATEIRAKEDLDSAQVLMGHSDSKTTQIYAHFTDERVIELARKHG